The following are encoded in a window of Sinomonas cyclohexanicum genomic DNA:
- a CDS encoding FAD-dependent oxidoreductase, whose amino-acid sequence MHPHDLRVHPTELTAPVVNRSQVLVVGGGPAGVAAAVTAARSGASVTLLERYSYLGGLASGGMVLVLDDMINGSEITVTGIVSEYVERLQALGLAVVPPAEDRKASQELWNRWGRFGTFDFHSHATPKPICYAAAFDPDGWKRVSNDLVREAGVTLRLHSWFSRPIVEDGVMKGVVAETKSGPQAYLADIVIDTTGDIDVASRAGAAHAHDSYITTLVFRLGGVDTAEAERFEQENPKEARAINRKIKRLLGGAWELWWLKTPLEGVVWCNAPHMSGYDGVNPADLTEAEFAARDRITEAVAYVKEHLPGFAGAYILDAAPQMGVRQTRLLQGEYVMTKEDVVSRRHFQDSVARGRDYYYPYRSLLPREVDQLLVAGRHYSATPEAQKMSREIPPCMAMGQAVGVAAALAAENGLLVRDVDAADIQAGMRRHGADPGDVPAANATVDAGSLTPASAAALAGVGA is encoded by the coding sequence ATGCACCCCCACGATCTGCGCGTCCATCCCACCGAGCTCACGGCCCCCGTGGTCAACCGCTCCCAGGTCCTCGTGGTCGGCGGCGGCCCCGCCGGCGTCGCCGCGGCCGTCACCGCCGCCCGCTCCGGCGCCTCCGTCACCCTCCTCGAGCGCTACTCCTACCTCGGCGGCCTGGCCTCCGGCGGCATGGTCCTCGTCCTGGACGACATGATCAACGGCTCCGAGATCACCGTCACCGGCATCGTCTCCGAGTACGTCGAGCGCCTGCAGGCCCTGGGCCTCGCCGTGGTCCCGCCGGCCGAGGACCGGAAGGCCTCGCAGGAGCTGTGGAACCGGTGGGGCCGCTTCGGCACCTTCGACTTCCACTCCCACGCGACCCCCAAGCCCATCTGCTACGCCGCAGCGTTCGATCCCGACGGCTGGAAGCGCGTCTCCAACGACCTGGTCCGCGAGGCCGGCGTGACCCTGCGCCTCCACTCCTGGTTCTCCCGCCCCATCGTCGAGGACGGCGTCATGAAGGGCGTGGTCGCCGAGACCAAGTCCGGCCCCCAGGCCTACCTCGCGGACATCGTCATCGACACGACCGGGGACATCGACGTGGCCTCCCGCGCCGGCGCCGCCCACGCCCACGACTCCTACATCACCACCCTCGTGTTCCGCCTCGGCGGCGTGGACACCGCGGAGGCCGAGCGCTTCGAGCAGGAGAACCCCAAGGAGGCCCGCGCCATCAACCGCAAGATCAAGCGCCTCCTCGGCGGCGCGTGGGAGCTGTGGTGGCTCAAGACCCCGCTCGAGGGCGTGGTGTGGTGCAACGCCCCGCACATGTCCGGTTACGACGGCGTCAACCCGGCCGACCTCACCGAGGCCGAGTTCGCCGCCCGCGACCGCATCACCGAGGCCGTGGCCTACGTCAAGGAGCACCTCCCCGGCTTCGCCGGCGCCTACATCCTGGACGCCGCCCCGCAGATGGGCGTCCGCCAGACCCGCCTGCTCCAGGGCGAGTACGTCATGACCAAGGAGGACGTGGTCTCCCGCCGCCACTTCCAGGACTCGGTGGCCCGCGGCCGCGACTACTACTACCCCTACCGATCCCTCCTCCCCCGCGAGGTGGACCAGCTCCTCGTCGCCGGCCGGCACTACTCGGCCACCCCGGAGGCGCAGAAGATGTCCCGCGAGATCCCGCCGTGCATGGCCATGGGCCAGGCCGTAGGCGTCGCCGCGGCCCTCGCCGCCGAGAACGGCCTCCTCGTCCGCG